One segment of Porticoccus hydrocarbonoclasticus MCTG13d DNA contains the following:
- a CDS encoding XrtA system polysaccharide chain length determinant yields the protein MQEMLAMLFSYLSGLWRFRWAALVIAWLVGVVGWFSVSQVPDQYMATARIHVDTNTILRPLLRGLVIQPDIDQRVELMSRTLLSRPNLEKLLRMTDMDLRAQTEREKEKLFSNIRRAVSLSGDRRNSSLYSVSFYHEDRDLARKVVQALITVFIESAVNEKRGDSNSAQTFLDKQIAEYEKRLVEAESALADFKQRHAGNLPGEGGGYYQRLVASQQQLSEARLQRSEMQNRRDELKRQLAGEQPVFLASGASEQSSSIDGRISSLKARLDELLSKYTDRHPEVVQINNLLESLEQERESELAKLATGEASDLSGMNTSPVYQQMRSMLAEAEAKVAELNVRVAEYQRRVDKLNSMVDKIPLVEAELVQLTRDYEVLSQQHTGLLERRESARISEDVEQQANDLVFKVIDPPFVPLRPNKPNKILLNTGVLVASLGVGAGLALLLSLLRPVISDRRRLTMVTGLPVLGCVMHIPTPAQQRMAKMNKILFVVLLLLLVAVYAGVTFLEELALT from the coding sequence ATGCAAGAAATGTTGGCGATGCTATTCAGCTATCTGTCGGGCCTTTGGCGTTTCAGATGGGCGGCATTGGTTATTGCCTGGCTGGTTGGTGTCGTTGGGTGGTTTTCGGTATCTCAGGTGCCCGATCAGTACATGGCCACAGCCAGGATTCATGTCGACACCAATACCATCCTGCGGCCTTTGTTGAGGGGATTGGTAATACAGCCGGATATTGATCAGCGCGTAGAGCTGATGAGTAGAACATTGCTTAGTCGACCAAATCTCGAAAAGCTACTCAGAATGACTGATATGGACCTGCGCGCCCAGACAGAAAGAGAGAAGGAAAAGCTTTTCAGCAATATCCGGAGAGCGGTATCGCTATCTGGCGATCGGCGCAATTCATCCCTCTATTCTGTGTCTTTCTATCATGAGGACCGTGATCTTGCCCGGAAAGTTGTACAGGCACTAATCACTGTATTTATTGAAAGCGCAGTCAATGAAAAGCGTGGCGACTCGAATTCAGCACAAACCTTCCTTGATAAGCAAATAGCCGAGTATGAAAAACGTCTGGTTGAGGCCGAATCTGCGCTGGCTGACTTCAAGCAAAGGCACGCGGGTAATCTGCCAGGTGAAGGTGGCGGCTATTATCAGCGTCTGGTGGCGAGCCAGCAGCAATTGAGTGAGGCGCGTTTGCAGCGTAGTGAGATGCAAAACCGGCGCGATGAGTTAAAACGTCAATTGGCTGGAGAACAGCCGGTCTTTCTGGCTAGCGGCGCCAGTGAGCAGAGCTCATCCATTGATGGTCGCATTAGTTCACTGAAAGCCCGACTGGATGAGTTGCTATCCAAATATACTGATCGACATCCCGAAGTTGTGCAGATCAACAACCTTCTCGAAAGCCTTGAGCAGGAGCGAGAGTCGGAGCTTGCGAAATTGGCAACCGGGGAAGCATCCGATTTGTCGGGCATGAACACCAGCCCTGTTTATCAGCAAATGCGTTCGATGCTGGCGGAGGCGGAAGCCAAAGTTGCCGAGTTGAATGTTCGTGTGGCCGAGTATCAACGCCGTGTTGATAAGCTCAACAGTATGGTGGACAAAATACCCTTGGTTGAGGCCGAGCTGGTTCAGCTGACCCGCGACTATGAAGTTCTCTCCCAGCAGCACACCGGACTTCTGGAGCGCAGGGAATCCGCCCGCATATCCGAGGATGTCGAGCAGCAGGCAAATGACCTGGTGTTTAAAGTGATCGATCCACCGTTTGTTCCCTTGAGGCCCAACAAGCCCAATAAAATACTACTTAATACCGGTGTTCTGGTGGCTTCCCTGGGCGTAGGTGCGGGGTTGGCATTACTTCTGTCATTGCTGAGACCGGTCATCTCTGACCGGCGCAGGTTAACCATGGTTACCGGGTTGCCCGTACTGGGCTGCGTGATGCACATTCCCACGCCTGCGCAGCAGCGAATGGCAAAGATGAACAAAATACTGTTTGTTGTATTGCTGCTGTTGCTGGTCGCTGTCTATGCCGGTGTCACTTTCCTTGAAGAGTTGGCATTGACATGA
- a CDS encoding XrtA/PEP-CTERM system exopolysaccharide export protein: protein MSGLISYVSRTSSVIGLSLALVALSGCSSSTHTEVPDDLRTMPADYTYVIGPGDSMEVFVWGNEELTINGVKVRPDGKISTRLVENIEASGKTPSELARDIEEAYSEYVKSAVVSVIVDDFVGVPSQQVRVVGEAAEPTSIPFRKHMTLLDLMVEVGGLTEFAAGNKAVLIRSFGGDQSTYKLRLDDLLNDGDISTNLALFPGDIVIIPEAWF, encoded by the coding sequence GTGTCTGGTCTTATTTCTTACGTATCAAGAACTTCATCTGTGATTGGTCTCAGTCTGGCTCTAGTGGCTCTTTCCGGTTGCTCGTCATCAACCCACACCGAGGTGCCCGATGACCTGCGTACAATGCCGGCCGACTATACCTATGTAATCGGTCCCGGGGATAGTATGGAAGTCTTCGTCTGGGGTAACGAAGAGCTGACAATCAACGGTGTCAAAGTACGTCCTGATGGGAAAATCAGCACCCGGTTGGTTGAAAACATCGAGGCAAGCGGGAAAACGCCCTCGGAGCTTGCCCGGGATATTGAGGAAGCCTACTCAGAATATGTCAAGAGTGCTGTTGTCAGTGTTATCGTCGACGACTTTGTGGGCGTCCCCTCTCAGCAGGTCAGAGTGGTTGGTGAAGCTGCAGAGCCGACAAGTATTCCCTTCAGAAAACATATGACGCTGCTTGATTTGATGGTGGAAGTCGGTGGCCTGACGGAGTTTGCCGCTGGCAACAAGGCTGTGTTGATCAGAAGCTTTGGTGGTGATCAAAGCACGTATAAGCTTCGCCTGGATGATCTGCTCAATGATGGGGATATTTCGACAAATCTTGCCCTCTTTCCCGGAGATATAGTGATTATCCCTGAGGCTTGGTTCTAA
- a CDS encoding TIGR03013 family XrtA/PEP-CTERM system glycosyltransferase produces MKKTNFRDLSSGYKVLVIVELSVYFGSVFFAILANNFFGWSQQSNLETNIVAAYSLVFALFILLTSLSLGLYNPRMRENYRNVFRRLVLAVALGSAEFAILFMLINTKPFTAEVVLTAAGIGLILTSLIRHTLNRFDLLGFNKINVLILGSGERASIVERRMRRAVDRHGFTLEGFVVMEGDLPDGIKQERRINLEKGALLSFVIEHNIDEIVVASDERRANLPVDELFACKIRGVNVIDILDFIERETGQIAVNLIYPSWIIYSNGFASIHYLRNSVDWLFNASIAILLLLLTWPIMLITALVIKIEDGIKAPIFYRQERVGLDGKVFKIIKFRSMRTDAESNGAVWAKVNDTRITRIGNFIRKCRIDELPQIYNVLCGEMGFVGPRPERPEFVQGLIRSIPYYNERHNVKPGLTGWAQLKYPYGATDEDAMEKLKYDLYYVKHRSFLLDLNILIRTVEVVLFGKGR; encoded by the coding sequence ATGAAAAAGACGAATTTTCGCGACTTGTCCTCAGGTTATAAGGTGCTCGTAATCGTCGAGCTTTCCGTATATTTCGGTTCGGTATTTTTTGCCATCCTTGCCAATAATTTCTTTGGCTGGTCCCAACAAAGCAACCTCGAAACAAATATAGTTGCCGCCTACTCTCTTGTTTTTGCTCTTTTCATTTTGCTCACATCCCTTTCCCTAGGGCTATACAATCCCAGAATGCGAGAAAATTATCGCAATGTATTTCGCAGGCTCGTGCTTGCCGTCGCACTCGGCTCTGCCGAGTTTGCGATTCTCTTTATGCTTATCAACACGAAGCCTTTCACTGCCGAGGTTGTACTCACGGCAGCGGGCATAGGGCTGATTCTTACCAGTCTTATCAGGCATACACTCAACCGTTTCGATTTGCTTGGCTTTAACAAGATCAACGTACTGATACTTGGATCTGGAGAACGAGCATCGATCGTTGAGAGACGGATGAGACGTGCTGTTGACCGCCACGGCTTTACCCTCGAGGGGTTTGTGGTGATGGAGGGTGACTTGCCCGATGGCATTAAACAGGAGCGACGCATCAACCTTGAAAAAGGTGCACTTCTGTCATTTGTTATCGAACACAACATTGACGAAATTGTTGTTGCCAGTGACGAGAGAAGAGCCAACCTGCCTGTTGATGAGCTGTTTGCCTGCAAGATTCGTGGCGTTAATGTTATTGATATTCTGGATTTCATCGAACGGGAAACGGGACAAATTGCGGTCAACCTCATCTATCCCAGCTGGATCATTTATTCCAATGGTTTCGCCTCAATCCACTACCTGAGAAATTCGGTAGACTGGCTCTTCAATGCATCAATCGCCATTCTACTATTACTCCTCACCTGGCCAATTATGCTCATCACTGCCCTGGTGATTAAAATTGAAGATGGCATCAAGGCACCCATTTTTTATCGCCAGGAGAGGGTAGGACTCGACGGCAAGGTCTTCAAAATTATCAAATTCCGAAGTATGCGCACTGATGCCGAAAGCAACGGAGCCGTCTGGGCCAAAGTCAACGACACCAGAATAACCCGCATAGGAAACTTTATTCGAAAATGCCGAATCGACGAATTACCACAAATCTACAATGTGCTGTGCGGAGAAATGGGCTTTGTCGGCCCCAGGCCGGAAAGGCCCGAGTTTGTTCAGGGGCTGATTCGCAGCATCCCCTACTACAACGAAAGGCACAATGTTAAACCCGGTTTAACCGGATGGGCGCAGCTTAAATATCCTTATGGAGCAACAGACGAAGACGCCATGGAAAAGCTGAAGTACGACCTCTACTACGTCAAGCACCGCAGCTTCCTGCTCGACCTTAACATTCTTATCAGAACCGTTGAGGTTGTTCTTTTTGGCAAGGGCCGGTAA
- the prsR gene encoding PEP-CTERM-box response regulator transcription factor, with product MKEANRPLLVVEDDTGLQSQLRWCFDDYDVVITGDREAAIAQLRRHQPWVVLLDLGLPPDPGGVTEGLATLSEILVISPQTKVIVVTGDNDRSNAVKAIGLGAYDFYQKPVDPDILTLIVDRAYRVYELESENRRLQEQGVESPLRGVVTASPEMLKVCRTVEKVAPSDITTLLLGASGTGKEVIARALHELSARADQKMVAINCAAIPDNLLESELFGHEKGAFTGAVKQTQGKIEYADGGTLFLDEIGDLPLELQSKLLRFLQERVIERVGGRTEIPIDVRIICATHQDLTKYIEEGKFREDLYYRVSEITIQIPLLKDREGDALLLAKAFLARFSKESGKSLRGFDKQAAQAIESYDWPGNVRELESRIKRAIIMAEGTHITLEDLELSPAGDEAAPFNLREIREKAEKGAIQRALLNAGDNVSEAAKMLGVTRPTLYNFLEKYNIRS from the coding sequence GTGAAAGAAGCCAACAGACCGCTGCTCGTGGTTGAAGACGATACCGGCCTGCAAAGTCAGCTGCGCTGGTGTTTTGATGACTATGATGTGGTCATCACCGGTGATCGTGAGGCCGCGATAGCTCAGTTGCGCCGTCATCAGCCATGGGTAGTATTGCTTGATCTGGGGCTGCCGCCGGATCCCGGTGGCGTCACAGAGGGCCTTGCCACGCTGAGTGAGATCCTGGTGATTTCACCGCAAACAAAAGTGATCGTGGTGACGGGTGACAATGATAGATCCAATGCGGTCAAGGCAATTGGTCTTGGAGCCTACGATTTTTATCAAAAGCCGGTTGACCCGGATATCCTTACATTGATTGTCGACCGGGCTTACCGTGTTTATGAGCTGGAGTCTGAAAACCGTCGACTTCAGGAGCAGGGTGTGGAGTCCCCTTTGCGAGGGGTTGTTACTGCCAGCCCGGAAATGCTGAAAGTCTGTCGCACAGTTGAGAAAGTAGCGCCCTCCGATATCACAACCTTGCTGCTGGGCGCCAGCGGAACTGGCAAAGAGGTTATTGCCCGGGCATTGCACGAGCTGAGTGCCAGGGCAGACCAGAAAATGGTCGCAATCAACTGCGCTGCGATACCAGACAATCTGTTGGAGAGTGAGCTGTTCGGCCATGAGAAAGGTGCCTTCACGGGTGCGGTTAAACAGACGCAGGGAAAAATAGAGTATGCCGATGGGGGTACCCTGTTTCTCGATGAAATTGGCGACTTGCCATTGGAGTTACAGTCCAAATTATTGCGTTTTCTTCAGGAAAGAGTCATTGAACGAGTAGGGGGCAGGACGGAAATCCCCATTGATGTGAGGATTATATGTGCCACGCATCAGGATCTGACCAAGTACATAGAGGAGGGGAAGTTCCGCGAGGATCTTTATTACAGGGTGAGTGAGATCACCATCCAGATACCCTTGTTGAAGGATCGTGAAGGGGATGCCCTGCTGCTGGCAAAGGCATTTTTGGCACGTTTCAGCAAGGAATCAGGCAAATCGCTACGCGGGTTTGACAAACAGGCAGCTCAGGCGATCGAGTCTTACGATTGGCCTGGCAATGTCCGTGAGCTGGAGAGTCGAATCAAACGGGCCATTATCATGGCAGAGGGGACCCACATCACCCTGGAGGACCTCGAGCTGTCGCCAGCGGGCGATGAGGCCGCACCCTTTAACCTGAGAGAAATCAGGGAGAAAGCTGAAAAGGGTGCTATTCAGAGGGCGTTGTTGAATGCCGGGGATAATGTCTCGGAAGCAGCCAAAATGTTGGGGGTGACCAGACCAACGCTCTATAACTTTCTCGAAAAGTACAATATTCGTTCCTAG
- the prsK gene encoding XrtA/PEP-CTERM system histidine kinase PrsK, giving the protein MNVGVPSYLFAFFAYLVLTILISISWRGRPQGVLIILAAVCSTVWAGAIAAGEFGARVSFEMIQLAELSRNLSWCLFLLDVLCKKDGESPRGAMIFRIALGCSAVLVLLGVLFTMPLASKYLPVSETLFREIVLVLWVVLSLTGLVLIEQIFRNSGATQRWSTKFLCLGIGSFFVYDFFMYSDALLFKRISLDLWEARGLVNGMAAPLIVIAIARNPKFELNIHVSRHVVFHTATIMGAGVYLLLMATAGYFIRYYGGTWGSVLQIVFFFGAAVLLVTLMFSDKIRAQVRVLLSKHFFSYKHDYREEWLKFTQTLSGNEDSVPERVIQSIAKLTESPGGILWEKNDAGHFSVLARWHMPEPDCADAKSLDSLTLFMTRTHWVIDIDEYNEDPEKYAGLVLPEWLLKIRNIWLLVPLILRDECLGFVLVRRSDLYHAINWEDRDLLKMAGQHAASHLAQYRADQALIRSRQFEAFNRLSAYIVHDLKNILAQQSLIITNAEKHKHKPEFIDDVLATVKNSVNRMTRLMEQMRSGVRGDLAEDIELGSLLTKLVRAASAREPKPVLESVAGDAVVRADREQLSTVFGHIIQNAQDATPATARVAVSVERQGQTVHVIIEDAGTGMDRAFIRDRLFSPFDSTKGLTGMGVGAFESREYIRSIGGDILVASEPGVGSQFTIILPCSPIDGGEASTENEGNQS; this is encoded by the coding sequence ATGAATGTGGGTGTGCCCAGCTATCTGTTCGCATTTTTTGCCTATTTGGTACTGACAATTCTGATCAGCATTTCATGGCGTGGACGGCCGCAGGGGGTTCTGATCATTCTCGCCGCCGTCTGTTCGACTGTCTGGGCTGGAGCCATTGCAGCAGGGGAGTTCGGTGCCCGGGTTTCTTTCGAGATGATACAGCTGGCCGAGTTGTCGAGAAACCTGTCCTGGTGCCTGTTCCTGCTGGATGTTCTCTGTAAAAAAGATGGTGAAAGTCCCCGCGGAGCCATGATATTTCGAATTGCACTGGGTTGTTCGGCAGTGCTTGTGCTGTTGGGTGTGCTCTTTACTATGCCACTTGCTTCCAAATATCTGCCCGTATCAGAAACACTGTTTCGTGAAATTGTGTTAGTGCTATGGGTGGTGCTTTCCCTCACGGGTCTGGTTCTGATTGAGCAGATTTTTCGCAACTCTGGTGCCACCCAGCGATGGTCAACAAAATTCTTGTGCCTTGGTATCGGCAGTTTTTTTGTCTACGACTTTTTTATGTACTCAGATGCACTTCTTTTCAAGCGCATCAGCCTTGATTTATGGGAAGCCCGCGGCCTCGTGAACGGGATGGCCGCACCGCTTATCGTCATTGCCATTGCCCGAAACCCGAAATTTGAACTGAATATCCACGTGTCTAGGCATGTGGTTTTCCACACTGCAACGATCATGGGGGCGGGTGTTTATCTGCTGCTGATGGCCACTGCCGGTTACTTCATCCGTTATTATGGCGGGACCTGGGGTAGTGTGCTGCAAATCGTATTTTTCTTTGGTGCGGCAGTCCTGCTGGTCACCCTGATGTTTTCCGACAAGATTCGTGCTCAGGTAAGGGTCTTGTTGAGCAAGCATTTTTTTTCCTACAAGCACGATTATCGGGAAGAATGGCTTAAATTTACCCAGACGCTTTCAGGTAATGAAGACAGTGTGCCGGAGAGGGTGATTCAATCCATTGCGAAGCTGACGGAAAGCCCAGGTGGCATCTTGTGGGAAAAAAATGATGCTGGACATTTTAGTGTGCTGGCTCGCTGGCATATGCCTGAACCTGATTGTGCGGATGCGAAATCGTTAGATTCTTTGACGTTATTTATGACGCGGACTCACTGGGTTATCGATATCGATGAATATAATGAAGATCCCGAAAAATATGCGGGTTTGGTCCTGCCGGAGTGGTTGCTGAAGATTCGGAATATCTGGCTGTTGGTGCCCCTGATACTTCGGGATGAGTGCCTGGGGTTTGTGCTGGTCAGGCGCTCGGATTTGTATCACGCGATTAACTGGGAAGATCGGGATCTTTTGAAAATGGCAGGCCAGCACGCGGCCAGCCATTTGGCGCAATATCGGGCAGATCAGGCCCTGATTCGTTCGCGACAGTTTGAAGCGTTTAATCGGCTGTCTGCCTATATTGTTCATGATCTGAAAAACATCCTAGCCCAGCAATCGCTGATTATCACCAATGCAGAAAAGCATAAACACAAGCCCGAGTTCATTGACGATGTTCTTGCAACTGTCAAAAATTCCGTTAATAGAATGACCCGGCTTATGGAGCAGATGAGAAGCGGTGTTCGGGGCGATTTGGCCGAGGATATCGAGCTTGGCAGTTTGCTGACGAAGCTGGTCAGGGCCGCCTCTGCCAGGGAGCCTAAACCTGTACTTGAATCGGTGGCCGGTGATGCGGTGGTGCGTGCGGACCGTGAGCAGCTATCGACTGTATTTGGCCATATCATCCAGAATGCCCAGGACGCCACCCCGGCAACAGCAAGAGTTGCTGTCAGCGTAGAGAGGCAGGGGCAGACTGTTCATGTCATTATTGAGGATGCGGGTACGGGAATGGATAGGGCTTTTATCCGCGACCGTCTTTTCAGTCCATTTGATTCCACTAAAGGTTTGACCGGCATGGGCGTGGGTGCATTTGAAAGTCGAGAGTATATCCGTTCTATCGGCGGGGATATTCTGGTTGCCAGTGAGCCTGGCGTGGGTTCTCAATTTACTATTATCTTGCCGTGTAGTCCGATTGATGGTGGCGAAGCAAGTACCGAAAATGAAGGAAATCAGTCGTGA
- a CDS encoding SDR family oxidoreductase, with protein sequence MTSYSDLQQSLRSKPKTWLVTGVAGFIGSSLLKTLLELEQRVVGIDNFSTGHQSNLDDVQAESGKNWDRFTFYPYDVRNLNDCINACKDVDIVLHQAALGSVPRSIEDPITTNSSNIDGFLNMLVAARDTKVKRFVYAASSSTYGDHPGLPKVEDEIGRPLSPYAVTKYVNELYADVFARTYGMENIGLRYFNVFGPRQDPNGAYAAVIPRWFGQLLSGEDCFINGDGETSRDFCFIDNTVQANLLAATTENPTAINQIYNVACGDQTSLNELFYSIKMLLGSHYPNINSLTAKHRALRPGDVRHSRANIEKANSLLGYQPSHNVHQGLQATLDWFLKKTAD encoded by the coding sequence GTGACATCGTACAGCGATCTACAGCAATCACTAAGATCAAAACCGAAAACCTGGCTAGTTACTGGTGTTGCAGGGTTTATCGGTTCCAGCCTCCTCAAAACCTTGCTTGAACTGGAGCAACGGGTTGTCGGCATTGATAATTTCTCAACCGGACATCAATCCAACCTGGACGACGTGCAAGCCGAAAGCGGCAAAAACTGGGACAGATTTACCTTTTACCCGTACGATGTCCGTAACTTGAATGACTGTATAAATGCATGCAAGGATGTCGATATCGTTCTTCATCAGGCAGCTCTGGGAAGCGTACCAAGATCTATTGAAGACCCCATCACAACCAACAGTTCAAATATTGATGGCTTTCTGAATATGCTGGTGGCAGCAAGAGACACAAAGGTAAAGCGCTTTGTGTATGCAGCTTCGTCCTCCACCTATGGCGACCATCCGGGACTTCCCAAAGTCGAAGATGAAATTGGGCGCCCACTTTCACCCTACGCCGTCACCAAGTACGTGAACGAACTGTATGCGGACGTCTTCGCCCGAACTTATGGCATGGAAAACATAGGTCTCCGCTATTTTAATGTTTTTGGGCCAAGACAGGATCCAAACGGCGCATATGCCGCTGTCATACCCAGGTGGTTCGGGCAACTGCTGTCCGGAGAAGACTGCTTTATTAATGGTGACGGGGAAACATCACGGGATTTTTGTTTTATCGACAATACCGTTCAAGCTAACCTGCTGGCCGCAACCACTGAAAATCCGACCGCCATCAATCAGATATATAATGTCGCATGCGGCGATCAAACCAGCCTGAACGAGCTTTTTTATTCGATAAAAATGCTGCTCGGGAGTCATTACCCGAATATCAACAGTTTGACGGCCAAACACCGGGCATTGCGCCCTGGCGATGTTCGACACTCACGGGCAAACATCGAAAAGGCCAACTCGTTGCTCGGATACCAGCCCTCCCATAACGTCCACCAAGGGTTACAGGCTACGCTGGATTGGTTTTTAAAAAAGACAGCGGATTAA
- a CDS encoding nucleotide sugar dehydrogenase has protein sequence MKKVAVVGLGYVGLPLAVAFGKKLPTIGFDLDKKKLAAYLSGKDPSGEVAPEDLAAASHLELTDDPAKLAEANVIIIAVPTPIDQAHKPDLRAVHGASRTIAAHLSPGTTVVYESTVYPGCTEETCAPILESVSGMPWLGKPGAVSEDGQNGFFIGYSPERINPGDKVHRLETIVKVVSGDTPETLEKVAQTYEQIITAGVYRAASIKVAEAAKVIENTQRDLNIALMNELSLIFHKLGIDTLDVLETAGTKWNFLPFRPGLVGGHCIGVDPYYLTFKAEAEGHHPQVILAGRQTNDGMGKYIAEQTVKQLVKKGHPVCGANVVILGLTFKEDCPDLRNSKVADIIAELREYHCNIIVHDPMAESSEAIEEYGVELTPWDQIKNAHAVVLAVAHQHYKKLSASELGAIMAENATIIDVKSMLDRSLFEEKNIDIWRL, from the coding sequence GTGAAGAAAGTAGCAGTTGTTGGATTAGGGTACGTAGGTCTGCCTCTGGCCGTCGCATTTGGCAAAAAACTACCAACCATTGGCTTTGACCTCGACAAGAAAAAGCTGGCCGCCTATCTTTCGGGGAAAGACCCCAGTGGAGAAGTAGCACCAGAAGACCTGGCCGCAGCCTCCCACCTTGAACTCACTGATGATCCCGCCAAATTAGCGGAAGCCAACGTTATCATTATCGCCGTCCCCACCCCCATTGATCAGGCTCACAAACCTGACCTGAGGGCTGTTCACGGGGCATCCAGAACCATTGCAGCGCACCTCAGTCCAGGCACCACTGTCGTGTATGAATCAACCGTATATCCGGGCTGTACTGAAGAAACCTGCGCACCCATATTGGAGTCGGTATCCGGGATGCCCTGGCTTGGCAAGCCCGGCGCAGTCAGTGAGGACGGACAAAATGGCTTTTTTATTGGCTACTCTCCGGAACGCATCAACCCCGGTGACAAAGTTCATCGGCTGGAGACCATCGTCAAAGTAGTCTCTGGTGACACCCCCGAAACCCTGGAAAAAGTGGCCCAAACCTACGAACAGATTATTACGGCCGGAGTTTATCGGGCTGCCAGCATCAAGGTAGCTGAAGCAGCAAAAGTGATTGAGAATACTCAGCGCGATCTTAATATTGCACTGATGAACGAACTGTCCCTTATTTTCCATAAACTCGGTATAGACACGCTTGATGTTCTGGAAACAGCGGGAACAAAATGGAATTTCCTGCCGTTCCGCCCCGGGTTGGTGGGTGGGCACTGTATTGGCGTCGACCCCTACTACCTCACCTTTAAAGCCGAAGCAGAGGGCCACCACCCCCAGGTTATTCTGGCTGGCCGACAAACTAACGATGGCATGGGCAAATACATTGCCGAGCAGACTGTAAAACAACTGGTCAAGAAAGGTCACCCGGTCTGTGGTGCCAATGTAGTGATCCTGGGACTAACATTCAAAGAGGATTGTCCCGACCTCCGAAACTCAAAAGTTGCAGATATCATCGCAGAACTCAGGGAATATCACTGCAATATCATTGTTCATGATCCCATGGCAGAGAGTAGCGAGGCCATTGAGGAATACGGCGTGGAACTTACCCCCTGGGATCAAATCAAAAACGCACATGCAGTGGTTCTGGCGGTTGCCCACCAGCACTACAAGAAGCTATCTGCCAGTGAACTTGGCGCCATCATGGCTGAAAACGCTACCATCATTGATGTTAAATCAATGCTCGACAGGTCATTGTTTGAAGAGAAAAATATCGATATATGGCGGCTCTAG
- a CDS encoding HPr-rel-A system PqqD family peptide chaperone, whose product MNSADTFSSSCQSCLYHQWEEECVMYNPVSGETHLLEATAAKILITIAAAPTRYDQLSLLLQEELDDVPETEIDEYICTTLQKLQDMHLISATGK is encoded by the coding sequence ATGAATAGTGCCGATACTTTCTCTTCCTCCTGCCAGTCCTGCCTCTATCACCAATGGGAGGAGGAATGTGTCATGTACAATCCGGTTTCGGGGGAAACCCATTTGCTGGAAGCAACGGCCGCCAAGATTCTGATCACCATTGCTGCAGCACCAACCCGATACGACCAACTCAGTCTCTTGCTCCAAGAGGAGCTGGATGATGTGCCTGAAACAGAAATAGATGAATACATCTGTACCACCTTGCAGAAACTTCAGGACATGCACTTAATTTCAGCGACAGGGAAATAG
- a CDS encoding HprK-related kinase A → MLLSSIPLRKLKQQLAGEGINLKIGPFVVNLSSSLPNIAENLRDLYGAYTLEDIHRVDFHIALQSPSIIRRWIRPQATFSFDGYLPFKPLPQTQSFAMFEWGLNWCVANNAHQYLVIHSAVVEKNGKAIIFPGTPGSGKSTLCAGLVSQGWRLLSDEMALLSTETGLITPIPRPISLKNESIDIVRSFANDDIFVGKPVHDTAKGSVAHMCAPMSSVSRSDEPAVPTAIIFPKYRKEVNIELLPLSKGRTFLELAENSFNYHILGSTAFSVLTAMLDQCECFRLNYQNLDDAYATLGNLIDA, encoded by the coding sequence TTGCTGCTTTCATCGATACCGCTTCGAAAACTAAAACAGCAGCTAGCAGGGGAAGGCATCAACCTGAAAATTGGCCCCTTTGTGGTCAACCTCTCGTCATCCCTGCCAAACATTGCAGAAAATCTCAGAGACCTATACGGCGCCTATACTCTGGAGGATATCCACCGGGTCGATTTCCATATCGCACTGCAATCCCCGTCGATAATCAGACGGTGGATCCGCCCGCAGGCCACTTTCTCCTTTGACGGCTACCTGCCTTTCAAGCCCCTGCCACAAACCCAGTCTTTTGCCATGTTCGAATGGGGGCTCAACTGGTGCGTAGCGAACAATGCACACCAATATCTGGTTATCCATTCCGCAGTTGTGGAAAAAAATGGCAAGGCGATCATTTTTCCGGGTACGCCTGGTAGCGGTAAAAGCACTCTCTGTGCAGGTCTTGTTAGCCAGGGGTGGCGACTTCTGTCCGATGAAATGGCACTGCTTTCGACTGAAACCGGCTTAATCACGCCGATCCCAAGACCAATAAGCCTCAAAAACGAGTCCATTGATATCGTCAGATCATTTGCAAATGATGACATTTTTGTGGGGAAACCAGTGCATGATACCGCCAAAGGTAGCGTTGCCCACATGTGTGCACCCATGAGCAGCGTCTCAAGGAGCGATGAACCAGCTGTGCCGACTGCCATCATTTTCCCCAAATACCGCAAGGAGGTGAATATTGAATTATTGCCTTTGAGCAAGGGCAGGACGTTTCTCGAACTGGCAGAAAACAGCTTCAATTATCATATACTCGGCTCAACCGCCTTTAGTGTTCTGACAGCCATGCTCGACCAGTGCGAATGCTTCAGATTGAACTACCAGAATCTGGATGACGCCTATGCCACTCTAGGGAACCTGATTGATGCCTGA